In Cryptomeria japonica chromosome 1, Sugi_1.0, whole genome shotgun sequence, the sequence ttcgaaatagaatttaataataaatgataataataaaattaaaacattaaaaattaaattaaaatataaaataatataattaaatatgactaattaaaaattaattaagttaatgaaaagtcaaaagacatgaaaggaaaagttgcgactccctcaacaatgagatataaaaaagataagagaacctcatttgagggggaggataaattggaaatgagaagtgtagatctgatttatataataagtgcagatctgattacgaaaggttgtgtccctttcaaagggtagaaataatgaagtgttgcactctttcaaagggtgctaatggtgaaagggtatgtctcttgccaaagggcatacatgatgaagaggtgtgacctctccctcatattgagagatataaaggtaaggaatcaaaaacatctagtgacatcaccattgttAGAAAGGATAGTTGCGTAGGCAGAGGCAAGAGAAAGGGGGAAGATAGCGGAGACACCGAAGGTACGtatatgtgtgtggatgtgtgtgccgcacacacacatataaatatacttGTAGTTTCAGAATTATGTCATGATTATTATAATGTGTAGGTTTCATAATTATGTCATGATTATTATAATGTGTATGTTACAGAATTATGTCATCCTTATTACAATGTGTATGTTACAGAATTATATCTCAATGTGTAtgtcacaagattataatttaaataataatgataatatgaattataaattagatgatattgataatatgctaagttaccggttccggttcggattcgggttcggattcgagtacggattcgcggattcggcaaaaaaaaaaaaaaaaaattgggtacgggtacgggttcgtccgtacatatatatatatatatatatatatatatatatatatatatgtatattaattttttttaatatatatatatatatgttcaaacttcaaacatcaaaattatatatgttcacagttcaaacatacatatatgaaacatacaatgtaactttcccatacaatgatacataaatgataacagataaatcataaatcataaatccataattgccaatgccaataaatattctgatattgatatatcataaatcataaatgtaatatcatattcataatttgcaaaaaagataatattcaagtttcaagtttcaaaatgtgaaaatgtcatgacacaataaagtataaagttaaacattcaaattacaagccatctatgggatttaaattccatattcatcttcatctaaagcatccaacccaagcccacggtcatcaagtggttcaaattcagcatcaattgaaccaatatcaaatggaatgccactcccactagctatgtctctctcaaattccataaccgcctcgtctatagagacttggcaaagttgtgcaactgtagcatctaaatcagcacactcaggggctagatcccaattccttgttacaccctcactatattcagggtccttatgtgacaacaaacgaaggttggagtgtacgtagaccaaatcctcagctttctttgcacccaaacgattacgtttgactgagtggatgaaggagtatgtactccaattccgctcagctgaagaagaacttgcaacctgttaaaagttaaaacataattagaaatttataaattaaaattataaaataaaaatatgatagcatcaaatggaattggaaaactataaaaataaaaaataaaaagatacatacttgggagttaagtttaattgcaagaggctgcaagtaaatggagccttgaccatgtacataccaccactcatcagcatccatcccatatctagcattaagagctacaacatcatgattttttgcagatacaaattggccaaactccctcatgacaatatttcttgtctcctcatcttgatatatctttttaaaggcagccctatagccagaagcaacctctgcatctctatatggtggcaccctccttggtgttgcaagcatctctgcactataaaattttggcgtcaaagcaaatgctaagagatgtaagggggtggtcatcttgttccaacggtcaacaacaattttctgcacaactttgaaaaatgtttccgttgggtcattttcttttctatttattacttcttttattttttccaccatgcaatccatgccatcataaatctcgccCAAACATGGGCGATCAGTATCAACATACctgatcatgctcatgatgggctcagtgaaattcaaaacatattccacatcatcccaccatttctcactaaggatcaatgctcttacttttagagcTCTTTTTGTGTGGGactgcttccatacactccacaagctattgatgaccatagaactcaaggcgTCTCGCACCTTcagaagtcgtcttaagacgagcgtgtgagatgcaaatcgtgtttcagcaacctaacatgacataacaaaatacacaacatatatcaaatgcaagtctataaaaaatacaaatttaaaactaaaaaattaaaaaataaaattttaaattagtaattataaattaccttcaacaactccaacttggagaaggtcctgaaaatggcttgtgacatatgatgattagtcacaaacatttgaatctcctcgccctccacatatagttttttcacccaatcaatttgtgtgccaagcttttgcatgattaaattgagtgagtgtactgcgcatggtgtccaaaagatgtgaccatatgtagcctccactatagtcccTGCTGCCCTACAATTCTTAGCATTGTCAGTtacaacttggacaacattttgaggccccaccatgtcaatgcattctatcaagatattggcaatgaaacttgcatctttcacttgcccctcacaatccactgctttcaaaaacattgcccctttaggacacactgctataacattgatcaatagcctatttttacaatctttccatccatcagaaacaatggtcacacctgtttcctgccatgtatctttgatgaccTTCAACTGTGACTCTACGaatgctttctcctttgccaataaggtggttctcaccttttcataccctggacaaacataatcagaaggtgtattgcaaagagtatgcaccatgtcccgaaagtaaggtgatctaacaaggttgaaaggaagcccattgccataaaggcaacgtccaattttggaatctgcaatctctctcagtttatttttgaaggcaaaatccaatgggcctcttttccgtGAAGCCACAACATTCTGATTCTCTACTGCATCAACTAGTGGGTTTTGCATGAAAGGATGTGAACCAGCTGGTCTTGTGGAGCCAATGCTACTAGAAGGCCTCTTAGACATTGAGCTTGGATGGACAAGAGGATGATCAGTCTTTGCTTTGCTACTTCTCCTAtcagcttcctcttgttctctaatatatcccaaaactagagcttttgacagccccttgccatctgatcccttacaaaattttattccacgccCAGGGATGAAACAAAGGTGGCCTTTCACTCGAAAGTAGGAGCTGGTATACTCAGTGCCACAATGGTTGCATTGCCAAACAAAACCCCCACCACCAGACACtggcttgatcattgttgtataatgccaaagtggtgaatcttgatcaattttaaaggggGTATTTTCAGTTCGGACATTTGCAACtgaactagagcttgcacttgcacttccagttccaaccattatgtatgattatatgaatagtgcacctaaaatgaaaagagaacgcacaacattattgaaaaaaattattaaaatttcgctattataaccccatactatgcatacaaagtgtaaaaaaatatacaagacttctttaaaaaaaatttaaaaaactttaaaaaactttttaaaaaaatttaaaaatttgaaaaaacttggaaaaattcttgaaaacttgaaaaaaattcagaTTCACTTACCTTTAATGGCTAAATCTTTCTTCTCCAGTGATTCCTATGCCTTTGATGCATGTCTCACACCTTCGTAGTCGTCAACttcaaagaaaaatacaaaaactaagaagcctgattgtagagaaaaaatcttcaaaaatgcaagtagaataggttgaatgcatgttttgatgcatgaaatgcatcatagaggggcggattagggtttagatgtaaaaataagattaaaaaaattgtttttttattgtttttaattgctttctaacccgtgggccccgtttttgggaacccacgggcttgggttcacccgggtcctcctgggttcgccctgggtcccacccgggtcctgcccaggcggctgggttccctgtgggtcctgcatggcaggacccacagggaacccagccgcttgggcaggacccgggtgggacctagAGCGAACCAGGTTGGGACCAGGACCGGGCACGGACTAGGACCAGGACCCAGCCAAAATAGGCAAGAACCGGTATCATAGATAATATGAATGGTTATGAAACGTTGGATATCAATGAATGACAAAAacgtgattatatgatggaggctattgggaggaaatcTCGGTAGTCTAATTCAGaaattatgataatccctggtaggcagtatatatactgaaaattgatatgcatatgtatggcttggttgattaaactcaaccaagaagagacggatctggccggtcccctctgaggacttggatgatgaaggcatcacccaaggcaaggaatagacaag encodes:
- the LOC131066899 gene encoding uncharacterized protein LOC131066899, translating into MSMIRYVDTDRPCLGEIYDGMDCMVEKIKEVINRKENDPTETFFKVVQKIVVDRWNKMTTPLHLLAFALTPKFYSAEMLATPRRVPPYRDAEVASGYRAAFKKIYQDEETRNIVMREFGQFVSAKNHDVVALNARYGMDADEWWYVHGQGSIYLQPLAIKLNSQVASSSSAERNWSTYSFIHSVKRNRLGAKKAEDLVYVHSNLRLLSHKDPEYSEGVTRNWDLAPECADLDATVAQLCQVSIDEAVMEFERDIASGSGIPFDIGSIDAEFEPLDDRGLGLDALDEDEYGI